One Actinomyces respiraculi DNA window includes the following coding sequences:
- the zwf gene encoding glucose-6-phosphate dehydrogenase: MPHVADPCVLVMFGITGDLARHKLLPAIYDLANRGLLSPAFSLVGVGRRDWDDDAMRAYVRASVEAYARTAWHESIWEQLAAGMRFVTLDSFEDEAAYARLTEVVEDLDATRLTRGNRAFYLSIPPAWFPAVTKRVAASGLVDASGNAWRRVVVEKPFGHDRASAAELDSLVSRIVRPDDVFRVDHYLGKETVQNILALRFANTIFEPLWNQRYVDHVQITMAEDIGIGSRAGYYDSIGAARDVIQNHLLQLLALTAMEEPTSMSAAAVRAEKEKVLAAVRLERGGVLDLSATTARGRYAAGFQGGAAVAGYLEEDGVPDDSTTETFAALRLEIANRRWAGVPFYLRAGKRLARRVTEVAVVFRQPPFLPFDAASTAAVGANAIVVRIQPDEGVTMRLASKVPGTQMELRDVLMDFAYGGSFNQESPEAYERLILDALLGDAPLFPHQREVDLSWKILDPVMEHWARSGAPEDYRPGSWGPHSAHDLLARDSRTWRRS; this comes from the coding sequence ATGCCGCATGTCGCGGACCCGTGCGTGCTGGTGATGTTCGGCATCACCGGGGACCTGGCGCGCCACAAGCTGCTGCCGGCGATCTACGACCTGGCCAACCGGGGCCTGCTCTCCCCCGCCTTCAGCCTCGTCGGCGTCGGCCGCCGCGACTGGGACGATGACGCCATGCGCGCCTACGTGCGTGCCAGCGTCGAGGCCTACGCGCGCACCGCCTGGCACGAGAGCATCTGGGAGCAGCTGGCTGCGGGGATGCGATTCGTCACCCTGGACTCCTTCGAGGACGAAGCCGCCTACGCCCGCCTCACCGAGGTGGTGGAGGACCTGGACGCGACGCGGCTCACGCGCGGCAACCGCGCCTTCTACCTGTCGATCCCGCCGGCCTGGTTCCCCGCCGTGACCAAGCGGGTGGCCGCCTCCGGGCTCGTGGACGCCTCCGGCAATGCCTGGCGGCGAGTGGTCGTCGAGAAGCCCTTCGGTCATGACCGCGCCTCGGCTGCCGAGCTCGACAGCCTGGTCTCGCGCATCGTGCGTCCCGACGACGTCTTCCGCGTCGACCACTACCTGGGCAAGGAGACGGTCCAGAACATCCTGGCGCTGCGCTTCGCCAACACGATCTTCGAGCCGCTGTGGAACCAGCGCTACGTCGACCACGTGCAGATCACGATGGCGGAGGACATCGGCATCGGCTCGCGCGCGGGCTACTACGACTCCATCGGCGCGGCCCGTGACGTCATCCAGAACCACCTCCTGCAGCTGCTGGCCCTGACCGCGATGGAGGAGCCGACGTCGATGAGCGCTGCCGCCGTGCGCGCGGAGAAGGAGAAGGTCCTGGCGGCTGTCCGTCTTGAGCGCGGCGGGGTCCTCGACCTGTCGGCCACCACGGCCCGTGGTCGCTACGCCGCCGGCTTCCAGGGCGGTGCGGCGGTGGCCGGGTACCTCGAGGAGGACGGCGTTCCCGACGACTCGACGACGGAGACCTTCGCGGCGCTGCGCCTGGAGATCGCCAACCGGCGCTGGGCGGGTGTGCCCTTCTACCTGCGCGCCGGCAAGCGCCTGGCGCGGCGGGTGACCGAGGTCGCCGTCGTCTTCCGCCAGCCGCCCTTCCTGCCCTTCGACGCCGCCTCGACCGCCGCCGTCGGCGCCAACGCCATCGTCGTGAGGATCCAGCCGGACGAGGGTGTGACGATGCGTCTGGCCTCCAAGGTGCCGGGCACCCAGATGGAGCTACGCGACGTGCTCATGGACTTCGCCTACGGCGGCTCCTTCAACCAGGAGTCCCCGGAGGCCTATGAGCGTCTCATCCTCGACGCCCTGCTGGGTGACGCGCCCCTGTTCCCGCACCAGCGGGAGGTGGACCTGTCCTGGAAGATCCTCGACCCGGTCATGGAGCACTGGGCGCGCTCAGGGGCGCCTGAGGACTACCGGCCGGGCTCCTGGGGCCCGCACAGTGCCCACGACCTGCTCGCCCGCGACTCGCGCACCTGGAGGCGCTCATGA
- a CDS encoding glucose-6-phosphate dehydrogenase assembly protein OpcA: MITTLTAASTERIVSELLDAEGTMGGSRVLTLLISTHAADLEEALTAAHGASLDHPSRIIAVVHPEDGAGSDDGADTLDAEIRVGHDAGAGETLVLRPHGAAAAHPDTLVVPFLLPDVPVVTWWPTTMPACAAQDPLGRLASTRITNAPAQADPAAALSALAPSHARGDIDLAWTRMTLWRAIVAATLGPVLREHEVRSVTVAGERANASLSLMFHWLRLRLGVPVERVDVEDFSGIAQVAVATSGGTWSIERADQERVRISSPDAAQPQIVTMPRREPITTLNEELRRLSPDVVYEEVLAALAADHRAAHIER; the protein is encoded by the coding sequence ATGATCACCACGCTCACGGCCGCATCCACCGAGCGCATCGTGTCCGAGCTGCTGGACGCCGAGGGGACGATGGGCGGCTCCCGGGTCCTCACGCTCCTCATCTCGACCCATGCCGCGGACCTGGAGGAGGCGCTGACGGCGGCCCACGGCGCCTCACTGGACCACCCGAGCCGGATCATCGCCGTCGTCCACCCCGAGGACGGGGCGGGCAGTGACGATGGTGCGGACACCCTGGACGCCGAGATCCGCGTGGGTCACGACGCCGGGGCGGGCGAGACTCTCGTGCTGCGCCCCCACGGTGCGGCCGCGGCGCACCCGGACACGCTCGTCGTGCCCTTCCTGCTGCCGGACGTGCCGGTGGTCACGTGGTGGCCGACGACGATGCCGGCCTGCGCCGCCCAGGACCCGCTGGGGCGCCTGGCCTCGACCCGTATCACCAACGCCCCGGCCCAGGCCGACCCCGCGGCCGCACTGAGCGCGCTCGCCCCGAGCCACGCACGCGGCGACATCGACCTGGCCTGGACCCGGATGACCCTGTGGCGGGCGATCGTCGCCGCCACCCTGGGGCCGGTGCTGCGCGAGCACGAGGTCCGCAGCGTCACGGTGGCCGGTGAACGTGCGAACGCCTCTCTGTCCCTCATGTTCCACTGGCTGCGCCTGCGCTTGGGCGTGCCGGTGGAGCGTGTGGACGTCGAGGACTTCTCCGGGATCGCCCAGGTGGCGGTGGCGACCTCCGGTGGGACGTGGAGCATCGAGCGCGCGGACCAGGAGCGGGTACGCATCTCCTCCCCCGACGCCGCGCAACCGCAGATCGTCACGATGCCGCGCCGTGAGCCGATCACGACGCTCAACGAGGAGCTTCGCAGGCTCAGCCCCGACGTCGTCTACGAGGAGGTCCTGGCTGCGCTGGCGGCGGACCACCGGGCCGCGCACATCGAGCGCTGA